The following are from one region of the Serinus canaria isolate serCan28SL12 chromosome 8, serCan2020, whole genome shotgun sequence genome:
- the TPR gene encoding nucleoprotein TPR isoform X1, whose product MAAVLQQVLERAELAKLPRAVQGKLERFLGDQQGEIDGLRARHERFKVDSEQQYFEVEKRLAQSQERLVNETQECQTLREELKKLHEQLKVINEKNKELEAAQDRNTAVQSQLIREKEELEAEKRDLVRTTERRSQEVEHLNEDVKRLNEKLTEANTEKAKLQLKLDELQTSDVSMKYREKRLEQEKELLQNQNTWLNAELKAKTDELLHTAREKGNEILELKCSLENKKEEVSRMEEQVNTLKQSNENLQKHVEELLNKLKEAKEQQTSMEERFHNELNAHMKLSNLYKSAADDSEAKSNELTGAVEELHKLLKEAGEANKAAQEHLAEVEESKATMEKELREKISKLEKELENANDLLSATKRKGAILSEEELAAMSPTAAAVAKVVKPGMKLTELYNAYVETQDQLHMEKLENRRINKYLDEIVQEVEAKAPILKRQREEYERSQKAVASLSAKLEQAMKEIHRLQDSADQANKHASFFERESQRLEVRVKDLSQQICVLLMELEEARGNHVIRDEAVSSADISSSSEVITQHLVSYRNIQELQQQNQRLLVALRELGEAREKEEQETTSSKISELQSQLDEALSELQQLRESRQHQLQLVESIIRQRDMFRILLTQTTGAVIPLQASGMLPEEICLTSTPKRPNLPQSMATSAPVSMSESVETVEAKAALKQLQEVFENYKKEKAENDKLLNEQNEKLQEQVTDLRSQNAKISTQLEFASKRYEMLQDNVEGYRREITSLHERTQKLTATTQKQEQIINTMTQDLRGANEKLAVAEVRAENLKKEKDILKMSDVRLTQQRDSLLVEQRGQNLLLTNLRTIQGILERSETETKQRLNNQIEKLEREISQLKKKLESEVEQRHSLTKNQEVHILDLKRQLETETNRHINTKELLKNAQKENAMLKQQLNNTEAQLTSQSSQRPPGKGQPSTNEDVDDLVSRLRQAEEQVNDLRERLKTSSSNVEQYRAMVLSLEESLNKEKQVTEEVRTTVEARLKESSEYQAQLEKKLMESEKEKQELQEEKRKAVENMEQQLSELKKSLSAVQSEVQEALQRASTALNNEQQARRDCQEQAMMASEAQNKYERELMLHAADVEALQAIKEQVAKNAAVRQQLEEAAQKAESELLESKASWEERERMIKDEASKLASRCEDLEKQNRLLHEQLESMSNKMVTSMKEAIPTAANVSLSEEGKSQEQILEILRFIRREKEIAETRFEVAQVESLRYRQRVEHLERELQELQDSLNAEREKVQVTAKTIAQHEELMKKTETMNILIETNKMLREEKERLEQELQQIQAKVRKLEADILPLQESNAELSEKSGMLQAEKKLLEEDVKRWKARTQHLLSQQKDTDLEEYRKLLSEKEANAKRVQQMSEETGRLKAEVARTNASLTTSQNLVQNLKDEVTKIRTEKDTLQKELDAKVADIQEKVKTITQVKKIGRRYKTQYEELKAQHDKMVAESSTLPLAEPQEDQVSPQEVQELKDTLSQAEVKTKNLETQVESLQKTITEKETEVRNLQEQIMQLQAELARFHQDLQEKTTQEEQLRQQITEKEEKTRKTLLAAKQKIAQLAGTKEQLTKENEEWKQKSSSLEEQKTELEVRMSALKSQYEGRICRLERELREQQERHHEQRDEPPESTNKVPEQQRQISLKSTPASGERGIASTSDPPTANIKPTPVVSTPSKVTAAAMAGNKSTPRASIRPMVTPATVTNPTTTPTATVMPTTQVETQEAMQSEGPVEHVPVFGSASGSVRSTSPNVQTSLPQPILTVQQQTQATAFVQPTQQSHAQIEPAAQEPAPPIVEVVQSSQIERPSTSTAVFGTVSATPTSSLSKRSREEEEDNTVENSDQISEETVDAPTSKKLRIMQRVGPEEEVTAEESTDGEVEAQTYNQDSQDSIGEGVTQGEYAAMEDSEETSQSIPIDLGSLQSDQQNTSSSQDGQSKRDDVIVIDSDDEDDDDEENEGEQEDYDDEEEEDEDDDEDTGMGDEGDDSNEGTGSADGNDGYEADDAEGADGTDPGTETEESMGGAESNQRAADSQNSGEGSTSAAESTFAHESLPSASSERQGPRPPQSPRRPPHPLPPRLTIHAPPQELGPPVQRIQMTRRQSVGRGLQLTPGIGGMSLFFQQQHFFDDEDRTVPSTPTLVVPHRTDGFAEAIHSPQVAGVPRFRFGPPEDMPQTSSSHSDLGQLASQGGLGMYETPLFLAHEEESGGRSVPTTPLQVAAPVTVFTESASADASEHASQSVPMVTTSTGSLSTTTEPGAGDDADEVFAEAESEGITSEAGLEIDSQQEEESVQASDESDLPSTSQDPPSSSSADTSSTQPKSLRRVRLQPPTLRTGVRGRQFNRQRGVTHAMGGRGGLNRGNIS is encoded by the exons TACCGGGAGAAGAGGCTGGAGcaagagaaggagctgctgcagaaccaGAACACATGGCTGAATGCTGAGCTGAAAGCCAAAACAGATGAACTGCTCCATACTGCCAGGGAGAAAGGCAATGAAATCTTGGAGCTCAAATGCAGTCTGGAGAACAAAAAGGAGGAG GTTTCCAGAATGGAGGAGCAGGTGAACACCTTGAAACAGTCCAATGAAAACCTCCAGAAGCATGTTGAAGAACTTTTGAATAAACTGAAGGAG GCAAAAGAGCAGCAGACAAGCATGGAAGAGAGATTCCACAATGAACTGAATGCCCACATGAAATTATCCAACTTGTATAAG AGTGCTGCTGATGACTCAGAGGCAAAGAGCAATGAGCTGACAGGAGCAGTGGAAGAGCTGCACAAGCTCCTGAAGGAAGCAGGGGAAG CTAATAAAGCAGCCCAGGAGCATTTGGCTGAAGTGGAGGAATCAAAAGCCAccatggaaaaggagctgaGAGAGAAGATCAGtaagctggagaaggagctggagaacGCCAATGATTTACTGTCGGCTACGAAGCGCAAAG GAGCCATCCTGtctgaggaggagctggcagccatgtctcccactgctgcagcagtggccaAAGTGGTCAAGCCTGGAATGAAGTTAACTGAG CTGTACAATGCCTACGTAGAAACTCAGGATCAGTTGCATATGGAAAAGCTGGAGAATAGGAGAATCAATAAATATTTGGATGAAATAGTGCAGGAAGTAGAAGCCAAAGCCCCAATCTTAAAACGTCAGCGTGAAGAATATGAGCGTTCCCAAAAAGCTGTTGCAAGTCTGTCTGCAAAACTTGAACAAGCTATGAAG GAGATCCATCGCCTGCAGGACAGCGCTGACCAGGCCAACAAACACGCCTCCTTCTTTGAGAGGGAGAGCCAGAGACTGGAGGTGCGAGTGAAGGATCTCTCCCAGCAG ATCTGTGTGCTGTTAATGGAACTGGAAGAAGCCAGAGGCAACCACGTGATCCGTGATGAAGCAGTGAGCTCTGCTGacatcagcagctcctctgaagTGATCACTCAGCACCTGGTCTCCTACAGAAATATCCAAGAACTTCAGCAGCAGAATCAGCGTCTCCTGGTGGCTCTTCGGGAGCTGGGGGAggcaagagaaaaagaggagcaAGAAACAACATCGTCTAA gatctctgagctgcagagccagctggacGAGGCTCtcagtgagctgcagcagctgcggGAGTCGcggcagcaccagctgcagctcgTGGAGTCCATCATCCGCCAGCGGGACATGTTCCGCATCCTGCTCACCCAGACCACGGGGGCCGTCATTCCTCTGCAAG CTTCAGGTATGTTGCCAGAGGAGATCTGTCTTACATCTACTCCAAAGCGCCCGAATTTACCTCAGTCCATGGCAACTTCTGCTCCAGTGTCCATGAGTGAGTCTGTGGAGACTGTGGAGGCCAAGGCTGCTCTTAAACAG TTACAGGAAGTTTTTGAGAactataaaaaagaaaaggcagagaatgACAAGCTCCTGAATGAACAGAATGAAAAGCTTCAGGAGCAGGTCACAGACTTGAGGTCACAAAATGCCAAGATATCCACACAGCTGGAATTTGCCTCCAAACG GTACGAGATGCTGCAGGATAACGTGGAAGGCTATCGCCGGGAAATCACCTCCCTGCACGAGAGAACTCAGAAGCTCACAGCGACCACTCAGAAGCAGGAGCAGATCATTAACACCATGACTCAGGACCTGAGGGGAGCTAATGAAAAACTGGCAGTGGCAGAG GTGAGAgcagaaaacttgaaaaaagagaaggataTCCTGAAGATGTCAGATGTGCGCCTGACTCAGCAGCGTGACTCTCTGCTGGTTGAACAAAGAGGACAGAACTTGCTGCTCACTAATTTGAGAACAATTCAG GGAATACTCGAAAGATCTGagacagaaacaaagcagagacTCAATAATCAGATAGAAAAGCTTGAACGTGAGATATCTCAGCTGAAGAAGAAACTGGAAAGTGAGGTGGAACAAAGACATTCCCTTACCAAGAATCAGGAG GTTCATATCCTGGACCTGAAGAGGCAGCTGGAGACGGAGACCAATCGTCACATCAACACAAAGGAGCTCCTGAAGAATGCCCAGAAGGAAAACGCCAtgctgaaacagcagctgaacaacACTGAGGCCCAGCTCACATCCCAGTCCTCACAACGGCCTCCAGGGAAAG GTCAGCCTAGTACAAATGAAGATGTGGATGATCTTGTGAGTCGTCTGAGACAAGCTGAGGAGCAAGTCAATGACTTGAGAGAGAGGCTCAAGACTAGTTCCAGTAATGTGGAGCAGTACAGGGCCATGGTTCTTAGCCTGGAGGAATCCCTCaataaggaaaaacaa GTGACAGAGGAAGTTCGTACAACAGTTGAAGCTCGTCTGAAGGAGTCTTCAGAATATCAGGCACAACTGGAAAAGAAGTTGATGgagtcagaaaaagaaaaacaagaactGCAGGAGGAGAAGCGCAAAGCTGTGGAGAACATGGAGCAGCAG CTTTCAGAACTGAAGAAGAGTCTGTCAGCTGTGCAGTCAGAAGTTCAGGAAGCTCTTCagagagccagcacagctctgaataATGAACAACAGGCCAGGAGGGACTGCCAGGAACAA GCAATGATGGCTTCTGAAGCTCAGAACAAATATGAGCGGGAGTTGATGCTTCATGCTGCCGATGTGGAGGCACTACAGGCTATCAAAGAGCAAGTCGCCAAGAATGCAgctgtgaggcagcagctggaggaggctgctcAGAAAGCAGAGTCTGAGCTCCTGGAATCCAAAGCCTcctgggaagagagagagagaatgattAAG GATGAAGCTTCAAAACTTGCATCCCGCTGTGAGGATCTGGAGAAACAAAATCGATTATTAcatgagcagctggagagcatGAGCAATAAGATGGTGACTTCCATGAAAGAAGCCATCCCAACTGCAGCAAATGTTTCTCTCAGTGAGGAAGGCAAATCCCAGGAACAAATCCTAGAAATTCTTAG GTTTATCCGTCGGGAGAAGGAGATTGCAGAGACGAGGTTTGAGGTGGCACAGGTGGAGAGTCTGCGGTACCGCCAGAGAGTGGAGCACCTGGAGagggagctccaggagctgcaggacagcctcAACGCTGAGAGGGAGAAGGTGCAG GTAACAGCAAAAACCATTGCACAACATGAAGaattaatgaagaaaactgAGACCATGAACATACTCATAGAAACCAACAAGATGttaagggaagagaaggaaaggctggagcaaGAGCTACAGCAGATACAAGCAAAG GTACGCAAGCTCGAGGCAGACATCCTGCCCCTGCAAGAGTCCAATGCTGAGCTCAGTGAGAagagtgggatgctgcaggctgAGAAGAAGCTCTTGGAAGAGGATGTTAAACGCTGGAAAGCCCGGACTCAG CACTTACTGAGCCAGCAGAAGGACACTGATCTCGAAGAGTATCGAAAGCTGCTCTCTGAGAAGGAGGCAAATGCCAAGCGTGTCCAACAGATGAGTGAAGAAACAGGCAGGCTTAAAGCAGAAGTTGCCAG AACTAATGCATCCTTGACTACAAGCCAGAATCTTGTTCAGAACCTGAAGGATGAAGTAACtaaaataagaacagaaaaggacACTTTGCAGAAAGAACTGGATGCTAAAGTGGCTGACATAcaggaaaaagtgaaaactATAACACAGGTCAAGAAAATCGGTCGCAGGTACAAAACTCAGTATGAGGAGCTGAAAGCACAGCATGATAAG ATGGTTGCTGAATCATCAACTCTGCCTTTGGCAGAACCACAAGAAGACCAAGTTTCTCCCCAGGAAGTACAAGAGCTAAAAGACACTCTCAGTCAAGCTGAAGTGAAGACAAAGAATTTGGAGACTCAGGTTGAAAGTTTACAAAAG ACAAtaacagaaaaggaaactgaAGTTAGAAATCTCCAGGAGCAAATAATGCAGCTACAGGCAGAACTGGCCCGTTTCCATCAAGATCTACAAGAGAAGACTACACAGGAAGAGCAGCTCAGGCAACAGATcacagagaaggaggagaaaacaagGAAGACCTTGCTTGCAGCCAAGCAGAAAATTGCACAGTTAGCTG GTACAAAAGAGCAGCTCACAAAGGAGAATGAGGAGTGGAAGCAgaagagcagctccctggaggagcagaagaCGGAGCTGGAGGTGCGGATGAGCGCCCTGAAGTCCCAGTACGAGGGGCGGATCTGCCGCCTGGAGAGGGAGCTCCGGGAGCAGCAGGAGCGGCACCACGAGCAGCGTGATGAGCCCCCAGAGTCCACAAACAAG GTCCCAGAACAGCAGAGGCAAATCTCACTCAAGTCTACTCCAGCTTCAGGTGAAAGAGGAAT TGCCAGCACTTCAGATCCCCCAACAGCAAACATTAAACCAACTCCTGTTGTGTCAACTCCCAGTAAAGTGACTGCTGCTGCAATGGCTGGGAATAAGTCTACTCCAAGAGCCAGCATCCGTCCCATGGTGACACCTGCCACAGTCACCAATCCCACCACTACCCCCACAGCCACAGTGATGCCAACAACACAGGTGGAGACTCAGGAAG CCATGCAGTCGGAAGGACCCGTGGAGCATGTCCCGGTGTTCGGGAGTGCCAGCGGCTCCGTGCGCTCCACCAGCCCCAACGTGCAgacctccctgccccagcccatccTGACTGTGCAGCAGCAGACTCAGGCCACTGCCTTTGTGCAGCCCACCCAGCAAAGCCACGCTCAGATCGAgcctgcagctcaggagccaGCACCTCCCATCGTGGAGGTGGTGCAGAGCTCCCAGATAGAGAGACCCTCCACCTCCACCGCCGTGTTTGGCACAG TTTCAGCTACCCCCACTTCCTCACTGTCAAAACGCTCCcgagaggaagaggaggacaACACTGTGGAGAACTCAGACCAGATCTCTGAGGAAACAGTGGATGCACCTACCTCAAAGAAACTGAGAATCATGCAGAGAGTTGGGCCTGAG GAGGAAGTGACAGCAGAAGAGAGCACTGATGGAGAGGTGGAGGCACAAACATACAATCAAGACTCACAAGACTCCATTGGAGAA GGTGTGACACAGGGGGAGTATGCGGCCATGGAGGACAGCGAGGAGACTTCCCAGTCTATCCCAATAGATCTGGGGTCCCTTCAGTCAGACCAACAAAACACTTCTTCATCTCAGGATGGCCAGTCCAAGAGGGATGATGTGATTGTAATTGATagtgatgatgaagatgatgacgatgaagaaaatgaagggGAGCAGGAA GATTATGatgatgaggaagaggaggatgaggatgatgatgaagaCACAGGGATGGGAGATGAAGGTGATGACAGCAATGAAGGAACTGGTAGTGCTGATGGCAATGATGGATATGAAGCAGATGATGCTGAG GGTGCTGATGGTACAGATCCTGGAACAGAGACTGAAGAGAGCATGGGAGGAGCTGAAAGCAACCAGAGGGCAGCAGATTCCCAAAACAGTG GAGAAGGGAGCACGAGTGCTGCAGAGTCCACGTTTGCCCACGAGAGCCTGCCATCGGCATCGTCCGAGCGCCAGGGCCCGCGGCCCCCGCAGTCCCCGCGGAGGCCCCCGCACCCTCTGCCCCCACGGCTCACCATCCACgcccctccccaggagctggggccCCCAGTGCAG AGAATCCAGATGACTCGAAGACAGTCTGTGGGGCGAGGGCTCCAGCTGACCCCTGGGATAGGTGGAATG tctctttttttccagcagcagcatttctttgaTGATGAGGACAGAACAGTTCCAAGCACACCAACTCTTGTAGTTCCACATCGTACAGATGGATTTGCAGAAGCCATTCA TTCCCCGCAGGTAGCTGGAGTTCCTCGCTTCAGATTTGGGCCCCCTGAAGATATGCCACAAACCAGCTCCAGTCACTCTGATCTTGGGCAGCTGGCATCACAAGGAG GTTTAGGGATGTATGAAACCCCACTGTTCCTTGCCCACGAGGAGGAATCAGGGGGTCGTAGTGTCCCCACAACACCGTTACAAGTGGCAGCACCGG TGACGGTGTTCACAGAGAGTGCCTCGGCCGACGCCTCGGAGCACGCGTCCCAGTCCGTGCCCATGGTCACCACCTCCACCGGCAGCCTGTCCACCACCACCGAGCCCGGCGCCGGTGACGATGCCGACGAGGTCTTCGCAGAGGCAGAGTCTGAGGG CATTACTTCAGAAGCAGGTCTAGAAATTGATAGCCAGCAAGAAGAAGAATCTGTTCAAGCATCTGATGAGTCAGATCTTCCTTCAACTAGTCAGGATCCTCCTTCGAGTTCATCTGCAG ACACGAGTAGCACTCAGCCCAAGTCCCTGCGCCGGGTCCGGCTGCAGCCACCGACACTGAGGACGGGCGTGCGTGGCCGGCAGTTCAACAGGCAGAGGG GTGTAACTCATGCCatgggaggcagaggaggccTGAACAGAGGAAACATTAGTTAA